The Vibrio tapetis subsp. tapetis genome segment TTCGATAGACGCTGGACTAAAGATAAAGCTAACTTACTCCGTCTACCTCAAGAAGACATGTGCCAAGTATTTGGTATGCCATCATCAATCAAGTACGAACCTCAAGGTGGCCCCGGTATTTCGGAAATCATGAAGCTACTCATGGGTTCAAGTAATGCACTGAAAGATCAGTATAACTTCATGAAGTTTCAAGTTTTTCAGTGGATTATAGGGGCAACTGATGGGCATGCTAAGAACTATTCTATTTATATTGAGAAGGGAGGGAGTTATCGTTTAACTCCATTCTACGATATTTTATCAGCATATCCGCTTCTGGGTGGTCGAGGCCTGAATATTAGAAAAATCAAGCTCGCAATGGGACTCAAAGCGACTAGAGGGAAAAAGTATGAAATTAACAAAATATTACCTCGCCACTTTCTGGATACAGCTAAAGCAGTAAACTTCAGCCAAGATAAGATGCAAAAGATATTGAATGAGCTGAAAGGTGAATTCCCCGAAGCAATCTTACAAGTAAAAGCAAAGCTACCTGAAGATTTCCCTGAGAAGATTTCAGACTCAATTTTTGAAAATGCCACAAAGATACTTTCGAAGATTTAATTTTAATAAAGTATATTTAATACAATTAGTTATATGATCACTCCCGCCAGCCCACCAAACATTTGGAAAGGGCCAACTCGCAAGAGTTGGCCCTTTTTGTTTGTTGCTCTGAATTTAAATGACACTCAGGTACTAGGACTCAGTTATTGAGATAAGGTCTCTTTGATCTCATCAGAGCTAAACCCGTGAGAATACAGGTACGCGTAGGCTTTGCTTTTGTCTTTCGAGCTCTTTAAATCAAAGCGTTTTTTCTCAAGCCTTAGTTGGCAGTTAGCGTAAAAATCGATGCTGCCATCGAGCTCCAGTTTATCCATTTCTTCATCAAATTTTGTCATATCAATCAGTTTTTGCTGTAACTCGCGCTTTATCACTGACTTGCCTTTGAGCTTACGTGCCAGTTTTTCTATCTCTTTTACTAAATCGGCTTTATCAGCTTTGATTTGCATTTTTGATGACAGCGTTGAAGCGACTGGGTGTGCTTTTATGGCTTCTCGTACATCCGACGATTTAAAACCATACTTGATTAGGGTGGCTTGTAGCTTGTCACTTGAAAACGACTCTAGCCTCATACTTGAAAGGCGCTCGTTAATCATGGCTATTTCGCACACTTCATCACGGTCAACGATATGTTGAATCGCTTCCTGAATGGTGGACTCATCCACACCTTTGAGCTTGAGTTGAGTCAAAATAAACTGCCTGCCCTTTTGCGCGTTAAACGCCATTTCGACAAAATTAATCGCAAATTTTTTATCTGACTTTAAATAACCTCGTTCAATCAGATCATTAAGAACGGTATCTATCCACTCTTGATTATCCGTTTTCGCCACCAGCTTTTTTCTTAGCTCATCGATGGTTCTGTCTTTGGCTTCTAAGTGATAAAACGCACTGCCATAAACGTTATCGATTGTTTTTGCTTGTTTAATAGGGCGTTGAAGCTGTAGAATTTCTCGATTTTTCACCGATTTCCCATGTTTTTATCGTCATTAATCCTACTGGCAACGGCGTAAATACTGCTCGATGGTAGCGGCCTTTATCATGGTAAGGAAAGATAGAGCGACAGGATGAGAGTTAATTTGGGTTTTTCGCTGATTTTAGAGGTTTTACCCTCTAGATGATGCAATTCCGTAGCTTTTCCATGTTGTGAAGCATGCTGAACATCGCCCATTGGGCGTTCACTTTCTCTTGTCCTCTTAGCGTAAATCGATTCATCTGTTTGTTGACGGTGATGTTGCCAAAAACAGGTTCAACACACCCAAGCCGTTTACTGTATTGCCGCCTTCCTTCTGGGCTATCAATCTTGTCTTTCATGGCTTGCATGTGGTCAAAGTCTTTGGTGTTTTTGTAGATGAAGAAGACTTGTCGACCGACTTGCTTGCCAGGCGGTTTTCTCATGCACAGCGGTTGATGAACGCATTGTCTGCAGTCGTTTAGGTATCCACAAAACTGAGCACCACGCTCTCCACGGATGACGGCGTTCTTGCTGCTCAGCCGCATCATATTTCCTGCAGGGCATCGGCAAGTCATGTCGTCTTGGTTGAACTCGAACATAGAAATGGAGTAACAGGTTTTACCTGTTTTCGAGCGTTTCTTTCGTTTTTTCGCTTGCTCGGTCTGATAGGTTTCACTGTTTTGAAACAGCGGATTACGGCTGCGAAATCCAGTGTCTGCTATGTAACAATCATAAGGAGTCTCAGACAGGAACTTGAGGTTGGTTTTACTATGAAATCCGCTGTCTGCGGTGAACTTGGTGGTGCGCTTTGAGCTGTTGGGTAGCTTCTCTAATTGTTCTTTCAAAGCGAGCACTGCAGGCTTTAATGTTTGCTGTTCACCAACGCTTCCCCACACTTGGCTGTGTAAAATAATTTGGTGCTTGTCATCCGTGATGGCGATGCCGTTATAACCTTGAATCGTACCTTTTGAGGTGGTCATTTTAGCGCTGTCATTGTCCGTGATGTTGCTTTTTACGGGTTTTTTACTGCTGCCCAATTTGTCTTTAGTGCTCGCCAGAAATGAACCTATTTTATCGGCGCTGCTATCAAGCTTTTGTTTTTGTCTTAGGTCTTGTTCGATAACTTCATTTGGGAGCGAATCTTGGCTTTGATGACGCTCGATAATTCGCTGGCTCGCCCGCTGTAGTTTTTCTTTTTTACGGCGAAGCTCTTCGTGTGTGCCACTCCATTCCTTACTGGCATTGGATGAAATTTTACAGCCATCAATAGCAAACATGTTACGGCCTATTAGGCCTTGTTCATCGCATATCATGAGAACCTGAGTGAACAGTGGTTCGATGGTGTCCTTCATTTGTGCGATGAAAGCCGCGATAGTGGTGAAGTGTGGTCGCTCGTCGCCCGATAAGCACATGAAAGTGACATTGTTGATGCAGGCTCTTTCTATGCGTCGGCTAGTTAACATGCCGAGGGAATAGGCGTAAAAAATAACCTTAAGCATGATGGAGGGTGGATAAGCCGCCGCCCCGTTTTTGTCGTTGTGGTAGTGCGCATCAAAGGGCGAGAGGTCGAGGTGGTTATCGACAATGTGGGAAATCGCATACTCAATAGTTCCGGGGATGAGTTGTTCATCGATGATGATAGGGACGAACATGTTTTGGTTCGAGTAATCGGTTTTGAAGTTGGGCATAACCGTGTCTTGTGGCGAATAATTTAGATTAGATCACAAGGAGTTAGTGCGTTCAAGTTCATATCGTGATGAAATGGCGGCAGGATCAGAATTGAGACGGGCGAGGAGAAATTCTACAGCCTCGTTGGTTGATCATTCTCACCTCGAGTCAAATTCAAAAATAAAGGGGCTTTGGGTTACTCATTACAACATGACTAAACTTGCAGTACCGAGGAAGGCAAAAAAGCCGACCACATCGGTGACAGTCGTTAGTATTACTGACCCTGCTAGAGCTGGATCGAGTTTTAATTTATCCAATACAATAGGGATAATTACACCAAATAACGCAGCGGCGATAATGTTCACAATAATAGCTAATGCAATGGTGGCACCAAGGACAGCAGATTGAAACCAGAGCCCGGCAAGAGCCCCTATGATC includes the following:
- a CDS encoding RecX family transcriptional regulator encodes the protein MKNREILQLQRPIKQAKTIDNVYGSAFYHLEAKDRTIDELRKKLVAKTDNQEWIDTVLNDLIERGYLKSDKKFAINFVEMAFNAQKGRQFILTQLKLKGVDESTIQEAIQHIVDRDEVCEIAMINERLSSMRLESFSSDKLQATLIKYGFKSSDVREAIKAHPVASTLSSKMQIKADKADLVKEIEKLARKLKGKSVIKRELQQKLIDMTKFDEEMDKLELDGSIDFYANCQLRLEKKRFDLKSSKDKSKAYAYLYSHGFSSDEIKETLSQ
- a CDS encoding transposase gives rise to the protein MPNFKTDYSNQNMFVPIIIDEQLIPGTIEYAISHIVDNHLDLSPFDAHYHNDKNGAAAYPPSIMLKVIFYAYSLGMLTSRRIERACINNVTFMCLSGDERPHFTTIAAFIAQMKDTIEPLFTQVLMICDEQGLIGRNMFAIDGCKISSNASKEWSGTHEELRRKKEKLQRASQRIIERHQSQDSLPNEVIEQDLRQKQKLDSSADKIGSFLASTKDKLGSSKKPVKSNITDNDSAKMTTSKGTIQGYNGIAITDDKHQIILHSQVWGSVGEQQTLKPAVLALKEQLEKLPNSSKRTTKFTADSGFHSKTNLKFLSETPYDCYIADTGFRSRNPLFQNSETYQTEQAKKRKKRSKTGKTCYSISMFEFNQDDMTCRCPAGNMMRLSSKNAVIRGERGAQFCGYLNDCRQCVHQPLCMRKPPGKQVGRQVFFIYKNTKDFDHMQAMKDKIDSPEGRRQYSKRLGCVEPVFGNITVNKQMNRFTLRGQEKVNAQWAMFSMLHNMEKLRNCII